A genomic region of Gemmata massiliana contains the following coding sequences:
- a CDS encoding AMP-binding protein translates to MTDPADVALALIAVLVLGGALTWALPSLLRPVLWLVANGLYRFTVYHRSRVPAQGGVLVIPNHVSYVDWLVLWVACPRPVTFVLWGRYYRNPILRFFLSWARRNTVRVADRTTHPHAVNSSLKQIAAALDAGRVVVMFPEGALTRTGNMLPFGRGIERILKLTTTDVTVVPTCTIGLWNGFFSHGAGRVLWKWPKAFRPRVSVLFGEAIKVPAPPEGKGEKENNPSPTPPLSGEGLKTEEGSAPPSFLGKGGGGVGSSFLPPHAADIRLAVQEATAELSILESDHLLLVHRRFVRVASKLRRLFRPAIVDYSGGSARTLTWAKVLVGVLCVTRFLRSRVGEAQNVGIWLPTGLGSALANISVAFLGKTSVNLNYTAGTAAVRSAVKQAGVRVVITAKKFTARMPLDLPDDVQLIYLEDALESVTKWQRISAFLLVLLLPGWAIDYFLLGLSKHRPDDVLTIVFSSGSTGEPKGVVLTHRNITANTDASRHTLEVVPGETLFGILPFFHSFGYTVCMWLPMTVPCTAVYFPDPRQAKEVGDIARTYRATVMAATATFLRFYIRRCGPDDFRTLRLIICGAEKLPVKLQDEFRAKFGVLPLEGYGCTELSPVVSCNMPDVNIGGLLQQRNYRGTVGQPIFGVCTKAFDPNTMEPLPIGAEGVLCSKGPNVMAGYLKQPEKTALVVRGGWYNTGDAGLIEPEGFIRITGRLSRFAKIAGEMIPLERLDDEMHDALATGGDRVLAVAAVPDEKRGERLVVLYLPEIETKLGDLLTALPKRGIPNLWVPDRRDCYPVDAMPVLGTGKLDLKKLGDLAKHLASGA, encoded by the coding sequence ATGACCGACCCGGCCGACGTCGCCCTCGCACTTATTGCCGTTCTCGTTCTCGGGGGCGCTCTGACGTGGGCACTCCCGTCTCTTTTGCGCCCCGTACTGTGGCTCGTCGCGAACGGGCTGTACCGGTTCACGGTGTACCACCGCTCCCGCGTGCCCGCTCAGGGGGGCGTACTCGTAATTCCCAACCACGTCAGCTACGTCGATTGGCTGGTACTGTGGGTCGCGTGCCCGCGCCCGGTCACGTTCGTGCTCTGGGGCCGGTACTACCGCAACCCGATACTGCGGTTCTTCCTCTCCTGGGCGCGGCGCAACACGGTCCGCGTGGCCGATCGCACTACTCACCCGCACGCGGTCAATAGCAGCCTGAAGCAAATCGCTGCGGCGCTCGACGCGGGCCGCGTGGTGGTGATGTTCCCCGAAGGCGCGCTCACGCGGACCGGGAACATGCTCCCGTTCGGGCGCGGGATCGAGCGCATTTTGAAGCTCACAACGACCGACGTGACTGTGGTCCCGACTTGCACCATCGGCTTGTGGAACGGCTTCTTCAGCCACGGCGCCGGTCGGGTTCTGTGGAAGTGGCCGAAGGCGTTCCGCCCGCGCGTGAGCGTACTGTTCGGGGAGGCGATCAAAGTACCTGCCCCCCCTGAAGGGAAGGGGGAGAAAGAAAACAACCCCTCCCCAACCCCTCCCCTAAGCGGAGAGGGGCTTAAAACCGAAGAGGGTTCTGCTCCCCCTTCCTTCCTAGGGAAGGGGGGTGGGGGGGTAGGTTCTTCCTTTCTACCTCCCCACGCCGCGGACATTCGGCTCGCCGTCCAAGAGGCGACCGCGGAGCTTTCGATCCTCGAAAGCGACCACTTGCTGCTGGTTCACCGGCGGTTCGTGCGGGTCGCGTCGAAGTTGCGCCGACTGTTCCGGCCCGCCATTGTGGATTACTCGGGCGGCTCGGCACGCACTCTCACGTGGGCGAAGGTGCTCGTCGGGGTGCTGTGCGTCACGCGGTTCTTGCGGTCGCGTGTGGGCGAGGCGCAGAACGTCGGGATTTGGCTCCCGACGGGTTTGGGGAGCGCCCTGGCGAACATCAGCGTGGCGTTCCTGGGCAAAACGTCGGTGAACCTGAACTACACCGCTGGGACTGCCGCCGTGCGCTCGGCGGTGAAGCAAGCCGGCGTGCGGGTCGTTATCACCGCGAAGAAGTTCACCGCGCGCATGCCTCTGGACCTTCCCGACGATGTGCAACTGATCTACCTCGAAGACGCGCTCGAATCGGTCACGAAGTGGCAGCGCATCAGCGCGTTCCTTCTCGTACTTCTGCTCCCCGGTTGGGCGATCGATTACTTCCTGCTCGGGCTGTCCAAGCACCGGCCCGACGACGTGCTCACCATTGTGTTTTCCAGCGGGAGCACGGGCGAGCCGAAGGGCGTGGTGCTGACCCATCGGAACATCACCGCGAACACCGACGCCTCCCGGCACACGTTGGAGGTCGTGCCGGGCGAAACGCTGTTCGGCATCCTCCCGTTCTTTCACAGCTTCGGTTACACGGTGTGTATGTGGCTACCCATGACCGTGCCGTGCACCGCGGTCTACTTCCCGGACCCGCGCCAGGCCAAAGAGGTCGGCGATATCGCGCGCACGTACCGCGCCACCGTCATGGCCGCGACCGCGACGTTCCTGCGGTTCTACATTCGCCGGTGCGGACCAGACGACTTCCGCACGCTGCGGCTCATCATCTGCGGTGCGGAAAAACTGCCCGTGAAGCTCCAGGACGAGTTCCGGGCCAAGTTCGGGGTGCTCCCGCTCGAAGGGTACGGCTGCACCGAACTGTCGCCGGTGGTGTCGTGCAACATGCCGGACGTGAACATCGGCGGGTTGCTCCAGCAGCGGAACTACCGCGGAACGGTCGGTCAGCCCATTTTCGGTGTGTGTACGAAAGCCTTTGACCCCAACACGATGGAACCGCTCCCGATCGGCGCGGAGGGTGTGTTGTGTAGTAAGGGGCCGAACGTGATGGCCGGGTACCTGAAGCAACCAGAGAAGACCGCACTTGTGGTGCGCGGCGGGTGGTACAACACCGGCGACGCGGGGCTGATCGAACCGGAGGGGTTCATTCGCATTACCGGCCGGCTGTCGCGGTTCGCGAAGATTGCGGGGGAAATGATCCCCCTGGAGCGCCTCGACGACGAGATGCACGACGCGCTCGCGACCGGGGGAGATCGCGTGCTGGCCGTGGCCGCGGTGCCGGACGAGAAGCGCGGCGAGCGGCTCGTGGTGCTGTACCTCCCCGAAATCGAAACGAAACTCGGTGATCTGCTCACCGCGCTGCCGAAGCGCGGCATCCCGAATTTGTGGGTGCCCGACCGACGCGACTGTTACCCGGTGGACGCGATGCCGGTTCTGGGTACGGGGAAACTCGACCTGAAGAAGCTCGGCGATCTGGCGAAACACCTGGCGAGCGGTGCGTGA
- a CDS encoding HlyD family efflux transporter periplasmic adaptor subunit, whose amino-acid sequence MRSRVLASWCLPAALTGALLGCGTNSPNTGSSPNTSGEQPKHTDAGSPLFPAVAPPEYKATTERGEPLVVPNALVSYEERQTVSAEVDGTIELFATPFAPGEYEKLTADQRAEWVVYHPRDPNPKNPTPLKRIRESMPIDARQIVAFMDDQLVRARLEGVEKIKKSAEAALLNAEKSTDAATKKLEQSEKIAGKYTRDWLDDLITLSRFRENLDQANQQIAKSEADRQEQQVLLGRHQIKSGVNGVIRTISRRPGEYVKAGEKIMEIEGTDKVRIEGQLDVQHMRAIRHSMEVVVEPALPSAPLVSHTGHRQPVTGVAVTAHPDGPLVVSVGADGTALVWDPNLGKSANRPTVPHNLPHPVGVRSVAATPVTAKAALVITGGDDGKIRIWDVANRNRLPATPKSEPEETHSSSVQAVTISHDGKFFATAAGRDVFVWELAGAKKLYSLPLEHRDSVTAVSFTPQNTLITASKDGTIKVWKLGTERAVVSRTIDHRAGVLDVLGVSRDGARMLFDQDKTRVDLVDPANGQTVGQVQNVGSAGSFSSLAVFGPDEVPAGAQAVDVPYTIATAGGDGDLKGAVQVWKAARTGGRGSEVGRLITPGRVPVTAAAFSPVRNEPFLIVGTSAGTVHLWKPPTELPKKHSGRIVNIDATDTKYVTVRVEMNNKELRLLDHSVANIIINPEK is encoded by the coding sequence ATGCGCTCGCGCGTACTCGCGTCCTGGTGCCTCCCGGCCGCCCTCACCGGCGCGCTTCTCGGATGCGGCACCAATTCCCCGAACACCGGTTCGTCGCCAAACACTTCGGGCGAACAACCCAAGCACACCGATGCCGGGTCCCCGCTGTTCCCCGCGGTTGCGCCACCGGAATACAAGGCCACGACCGAACGCGGCGAGCCGCTCGTGGTCCCAAACGCCCTCGTATCCTACGAGGAGCGGCAAACGGTTTCGGCCGAGGTGGACGGGACGATCGAACTGTTCGCGACGCCGTTCGCGCCGGGCGAGTACGAGAAACTGACCGCGGACCAAAGGGCCGAGTGGGTCGTTTACCACCCGCGTGACCCGAACCCGAAGAACCCGACGCCGTTGAAGCGCATCCGCGAGAGCATGCCCATCGACGCACGGCAAATCGTCGCGTTCATGGACGACCAACTCGTCCGCGCGCGACTCGAAGGGGTCGAGAAAATCAAGAAGTCCGCGGAGGCGGCACTTCTAAATGCCGAAAAAAGCACCGACGCGGCCACAAAGAAGCTCGAACAATCAGAGAAAATCGCTGGGAAATACACCCGCGACTGGTTGGACGACTTGATCACCCTGTCGCGGTTCCGTGAGAACCTCGACCAAGCGAACCAGCAGATCGCGAAATCCGAAGCGGATCGTCAAGAACAACAAGTCCTGCTCGGTCGGCACCAGATCAAGAGCGGGGTGAACGGGGTCATTCGCACGATCTCCCGGCGCCCGGGCGAGTACGTGAAAGCCGGCGAGAAGATCATGGAGATCGAAGGCACCGACAAGGTGCGGATCGAGGGCCAACTCGACGTCCAGCACATGCGCGCGATCCGGCACAGCATGGAAGTGGTCGTCGAGCCGGCCCTGCCCAGCGCGCCACTGGTATCGCACACCGGGCACCGCCAGCCGGTCACCGGGGTCGCCGTGACCGCGCACCCGGACGGCCCGCTCGTCGTTTCCGTTGGGGCCGACGGCACCGCACTCGTGTGGGACCCGAACCTGGGTAAGAGCGCGAATCGACCGACCGTTCCGCACAACTTACCGCACCCGGTCGGGGTGCGGAGCGTCGCCGCGACGCCCGTGACCGCAAAGGCCGCGCTCGTCATCACCGGGGGCGACGACGGGAAGATCCGGATCTGGGACGTGGCGAACCGAAACCGGCTGCCCGCGACCCCGAAATCCGAACCGGAAGAAACGCACTCGTCCTCGGTCCAGGCCGTCACGATCAGCCACGACGGGAAGTTCTTCGCGACCGCGGCGGGCCGCGACGTGTTCGTGTGGGAACTCGCGGGCGCGAAGAAGCTCTACTCGCTCCCGCTGGAGCACCGCGACTCGGTCACGGCCGTGAGCTTCACCCCGCAGAACACGCTCATCACTGCGTCGAAAGACGGCACGATCAAGGTGTGGAAACTCGGCACCGAGCGCGCCGTCGTTTCCCGCACGATCGACCACCGCGCCGGGGTGCTCGACGTGCTCGGCGTCAGCCGCGACGGGGCGCGCATGCTGTTCGACCAGGACAAGACCCGCGTGGACCTGGTGGACCCGGCCAACGGCCAGACCGTGGGACAGGTCCAGAACGTCGGCTCAGCCGGCTCGTTCTCCTCGCTCGCCGTGTTCGGTCCCGACGAGGTGCCCGCCGGTGCTCAGGCGGTCGACGTGCCGTACACGATCGCGACGGCCGGCGGCGACGGCGACCTGAAGGGCGCGGTCCAGGTTTGGAAAGCGGCCCGCACGGGCGGGCGCGGGTCCGAAGTGGGCCGGCTCATCACCCCGGGGCGCGTCCCGGTCACGGCCGCGGCGTTCAGCCCGGTCCGGAACGAGCCGTTCCTGATTGTCGGCACCAGCGCCGGCACCGTTCACCTGTGGAAGCCGCCGACCGAGCTGCCCAAAAAGCACAGCGGCCGCATCGTAAACATCGACGCGACCGACACCAAGTACGTGACGGTCCGCGTCGAGATGAACAACAAGGAGCTGCGGCTCCTCGACCACAGCGTCGCCAACATCATCATCAATCCGGAAAAGTA